In Jejubacter calystegiae, the following are encoded in one genomic region:
- a CDS encoding glutathione S-transferase family protein codes for MGLLVDGVWQDAWYDTKSTGGRFQRSAAAFRNWVTPDGAPGPSGRGGFAAEKERYHLYVSLACPWAHRALVMRKLKGLEPFIKVSVVHPLMLENGWTFGNDFPDATGDTLNGHDFLYQLYLQADPHYSGRVTVPVLWDKKQQTIVSNESSEIIRMFNSAFDALGARAGDYYPKALHGQIDELNDWIYNSVNNGVYKAGFATSQQAYDEAVGQLFTSLARLEQILGQHRYLTGNQLTEADIRLWTTLVRFDPVYVTHFKCDRQRISDYLNLYGFLRDIYQLPGVAETVNLDHIRHHYFCSHKTINPTGIISIGPQQDLNEPHGRDQRFR; via the coding sequence ATGGGACTGCTCGTTGACGGCGTCTGGCAGGACGCATGGTATGACACCAAATCCACCGGTGGACGCTTTCAGCGCTCCGCCGCCGCATTTCGCAACTGGGTCACGCCAGACGGCGCGCCCGGCCCTTCCGGCAGGGGCGGTTTCGCAGCCGAAAAAGAGCGCTACCATCTCTATGTTTCGCTGGCCTGCCCCTGGGCGCACCGCGCTCTGGTTATGCGTAAATTGAAAGGGCTGGAGCCGTTTATCAAGGTGTCGGTGGTGCATCCGCTGATGCTGGAAAACGGCTGGACCTTCGGGAATGACTTCCCCGACGCTACCGGCGATACGCTTAACGGCCACGATTTCCTGTATCAGCTCTATCTGCAGGCCGACCCTCATTACAGCGGACGAGTCACGGTACCGGTGCTGTGGGATAAAAAGCAGCAGACTATCGTCAGCAATGAGTCATCGGAAATTATCCGCATGTTCAATAGCGCCTTCGACGCCCTGGGCGCCCGGGCCGGTGACTATTACCCCAAAGCGCTACACGGCCAGATCGATGAACTGAACGACTGGATCTATAACAGCGTGAACAACGGCGTGTATAAAGCGGGCTTCGCCACTTCTCAACAGGCTTATGACGAAGCGGTCGGCCAGCTGTTTACCTCACTGGCGCGGCTGGAGCAGATTCTTGGCCAGCACCGCTATCTGACCGGCAATCAGCTTACCGAAGCCGATATCCGCCTGTGGACTACCCTGGTGCGATTTGATCCAGTGTATGTCACCCACTTTAAGTGCGATCGCCAGCGGATTAGCGACTACCTGAATCTGTACGGCTTCCTGCGCGATATCTATCAGTTGCCCGGCGTCGCAGAAACGGTCAATCTGGACCATATCCGCCACCACTACTTCTGCAGCCATAAAACCATTAACCCCACCGGTATTATTTCCATCGGGCCACAGCAGGATCTGAATGAACCTCACGGGCGCGACCAGCGCTTTCGTTGA
- a CDS encoding DoxX family protein: MKKFEDVAVLIARILMPILFIVAGWGKITAYSGTQQYMEAMGVPGFLLPLTILLEFGGGLAILFGFLTRTTALITALFTLMTAFLFHSNFADGVNSLMFMKNFTIAGGYLLLATFGPGAISLDRALNKNW; encoded by the coding sequence ATGAAAAAATTCGAAGATGTTGCCGTTCTGATCGCACGTATTCTGATGCCGATTCTGTTTATCGTGGCCGGTTGGGGCAAAATCACTGCTTATTCCGGCACTCAGCAGTATATGGAGGCGATGGGCGTTCCCGGATTCCTGCTGCCGCTCACCATCCTGCTTGAATTTGGCGGCGGCCTGGCGATTCTGTTCGGCTTCCTGACTCGCACCACGGCGTTGATTACCGCTCTGTTTACGCTGATGACCGCTTTCCTGTTTCACAGCAACTTTGCCGATGGCGTTAACTCGCTCATGTTTATGAAGAACTTTACTATCGCGGGCGGCTATCTGTTGCTGGCGACCTTCGGCCCTGGCGCAATCAGCCTGGACCGGGCACTGAATAAAAACTGGTAA
- a CDS encoding DUF805 domain-containing protein, with amino-acid sequence MEWYLKVLRNYVGFKGRARRKEYWMFVLINIVIAIALSILDRMLGWEFGENKESGVLASLYSLFVLLPSLAVLCRRLHDTDRSGWWILLGLIPIIGTLVLLVFCCLRGMPGANRFGPDPLEGEGSEPPSSIVSR; translated from the coding sequence ATGGAATGGTATCTGAAAGTATTAAGGAATTACGTCGGATTTAAAGGCAGGGCGCGGCGCAAGGAATACTGGATGTTCGTGCTGATTAATATCGTTATTGCCATCGCACTCAGTATTCTGGACAGAATGCTGGGATGGGAGTTTGGTGAAAATAAAGAGAGCGGGGTACTGGCTTCCCTCTACTCGCTGTTCGTTCTGTTACCGAGCCTGGCGGTACTGTGCCGCCGCCTGCACGATACCGACCGCTCCGGCTGGTGGATTCTTCTGGGCCTGATTCCGATTATCGGCACGCTGGTGCTGCTGGTCTTCTGCTGCCTGCGCGGTATGCCGGGCGCTAATCGCTTCGGTCCCGATCCGCTGGAAGGCGAAGGGTCGGAACCGCCCTCTTCCATCGTTTCACGCTAG